In the Kribbella sp. NBC_00482 genome, one interval contains:
- a CDS encoding ATP-binding protein: MAPAQQSPIGRILPRHATTAVTEALEDTRVVLINGARQCGKSTLVAKIGGQLGAEWRSLDRATTRQAATFDPTEFVAGADRLVIDEVQRVPELLLAIKETVDADPRPGRFLLTGSARVLGLRGLPDALPGRMETIELWPLSQGEIDELPDAFVDAAFALGPRLHHTSTERRSDYIDRLTRGGFPEAVARTARRRERFLDSYVADLINRDVIQLSEIERGPEMRTLTRLVAARSGQLLVPGTLGNELGLPQPTVKRYLGLLEEVFLIKRIPAWSRNLSSRAIATPKVAMVDSGIAANLLGLDADSLRQPAGPLGPLLEGFVAMELARQLTWSQQRAELYHYRTKDQVEVDIVLENRRGQVVAIDVKAASTVKGEDFRGLRHLADRLGDDLQIGIVLYTGQQTLPFGPRFRAIPISALWETPQP; encoded by the coding sequence ATGGCACCGGCTCAGCAGTCGCCGATCGGGCGCATCCTTCCACGGCACGCGACAACCGCGGTGACGGAGGCTCTGGAGGACACCCGGGTGGTTCTCATCAACGGTGCCCGGCAGTGCGGCAAGAGCACGCTGGTCGCGAAGATCGGCGGCCAACTCGGCGCTGAGTGGCGCAGCCTGGATCGCGCCACGACACGGCAGGCTGCCACCTTCGACCCGACCGAGTTCGTCGCCGGCGCTGATCGGCTGGTCATCGACGAGGTGCAGCGCGTACCGGAACTACTACTGGCCATCAAGGAGACAGTCGACGCCGATCCCCGCCCGGGACGCTTCCTGCTGACCGGCTCCGCACGCGTACTCGGTTTACGCGGGCTACCTGATGCCTTGCCCGGACGGATGGAGACGATCGAACTCTGGCCGCTGTCCCAAGGGGAGATCGATGAGTTGCCAGATGCCTTCGTCGACGCGGCCTTCGCGCTGGGCCCCCGTCTGCATCACACCTCGACGGAACGCCGGAGCGACTACATCGATCGGCTGACGCGCGGCGGATTCCCCGAGGCGGTCGCCAGGACGGCTCGTCGCCGGGAGCGGTTCCTGGATTCCTATGTCGCGGACCTCATCAATCGCGACGTGATCCAACTGTCCGAGATCGAACGTGGCCCCGAGATGCGAACTCTGACGAGGCTCGTAGCGGCGAGATCGGGGCAACTGCTAGTCCCGGGCACCTTGGGAAACGAACTAGGCCTCCCGCAACCAACCGTCAAACGCTACCTCGGGCTGCTCGAAGAGGTCTTCCTCATCAAACGCATCCCGGCGTGGTCCCGGAATCTCAGCTCGCGGGCGATCGCCACGCCGAAGGTCGCCATGGTCGACTCCGGAATCGCCGCGAACCTGCTGGGTCTGGACGCCGACAGCCTGCGTCAACCAGCGGGCCCTCTGGGTCCACTGCTGGAAGGATTCGTGGCGATGGAACTCGCCCGCCAGCTCACCTGGTCGCAGCAACGCGCAGAGCTGTATCACTATCGCACCAAGGACCAGGTCGAGGTCGATATCGTCCTGGAGAATCGACGAGGCCAGGTCGTCGCCATCGACGTCAAGGCCGCCTCAACCGTCAAAGGCGAGGACTTTCGCGGCCTCCGGCACCTCGCAGATCGACTCGGCGATGACCTCCAGATAGGCATCGTCCTCTACACCGGCCAGCAGACCCTGCCCTTCGGCCCCCGCTTCCGAGCCATCCCCATCAGCGCACTCTGGGAGACACCGCAGCCCTGA
- a CDS encoding DUF1048 domain-containing protein: MTTLIEQIVGDLGDKRRWRQYKARVKALPASYRSAAEAVERYLAYFGAITKGDVPVDVMMAMLEDLANLFEQAAADSTPIRAVVGEAPVEFAETFFRKYSDGGWISRGEDQSISAIERGFYKEVEREIAKERARLVKAIERA; encoded by the coding sequence GTGACGACGTTGATCGAGCAGATCGTCGGCGACCTCGGCGACAAGCGGCGATGGCGGCAGTACAAGGCACGCGTCAAAGCGCTGCCCGCGAGCTATCGCTCGGCGGCTGAGGCGGTGGAGAGATACCTGGCGTACTTCGGGGCTATCACGAAGGGCGACGTACCGGTGGACGTCATGATGGCGATGCTCGAGGATCTCGCCAACCTGTTCGAGCAGGCTGCGGCCGACAGCACCCCGATCCGCGCGGTCGTCGGTGAGGCTCCGGTGGAGTTCGCCGAGACCTTCTTCCGGAAGTACTCAGACGGCGGATGGATCAGTAGAGGCGAGGACCAGTCGATCAGTGCCATCGAGCGCGGGTTCTACAAGGAGGTCGAACGCGAGATCGCCAAGGAACGGGCACGGTTGGTCAAGGCAATCGAACGCGCTTGA
- a CDS encoding MerR family transcriptional regulator codes for MLTISQLAAYAGVTVRAVRHYHQIGLLAEPERNHSSYRTYDAAAVVRLIRIHTLAEAGVPLARVQELLDAGPDEFADGIQEIDKVLRADVRRLQANRQRIVKLAAGDHLALPKSVVGYLDRLRGLGVEERYVVLERDAWIIIAAQAPHLIDAIIAKKHEDLDDPDMVALYRMLSGVLDWTADDPRAVELADVLERLMIRALEAGELSSDNLDRQFDNQFVELMDAIALTSSPVAVRVKAILEQRGWSGWTRVERLPTNQPVG; via the coding sequence ATGCTCACCATCAGCCAACTGGCGGCTTACGCGGGGGTGACGGTACGAGCGGTACGCCACTACCACCAGATCGGCCTGCTCGCGGAGCCCGAACGCAACCACTCCAGCTACCGGACCTACGACGCGGCCGCGGTCGTACGACTGATCCGGATCCACACACTCGCCGAAGCCGGCGTGCCACTGGCACGCGTGCAGGAACTCCTCGACGCCGGCCCGGACGAGTTCGCCGACGGCATCCAGGAGATCGACAAGGTACTGCGCGCGGACGTCCGGCGGCTGCAGGCCAACCGCCAACGGATCGTCAAGCTCGCCGCCGGAGACCACCTCGCGCTCCCGAAGAGCGTCGTGGGCTACCTCGACAGGCTGCGCGGTCTCGGCGTCGAAGAGCGGTACGTCGTGTTGGAGCGCGACGCCTGGATCATCATCGCGGCCCAGGCGCCGCACCTGATCGATGCCATCATCGCCAAGAAACACGAGGATCTGGACGACCCCGACATGGTGGCCCTCTACCGCATGCTGAGCGGCGTGCTCGACTGGACAGCCGACGACCCGCGAGCCGTCGAGCTCGCCGACGTCCTGGAAAGGCTGATGATTCGCGCCCTGGAGGCCGGCGAGTTGAGCTCCGACAACCTCGACAGGCAGTTCGACAATCAGTTCGTCGAGCTCATGGACGCGATCGCACTCACGTCGTCGCCGGTCGCCGTACGGGTCAAGGCGATCCTTGAGCAGCGCGGCTGGAGCGGCTGGACCCGCGTCGAGCGACTGCCCACCAACCAACCCGTGGGGTGA
- a CDS encoding CBS domain-containing protein, with protein sequence MAEPVVGAVMTRSPVTVPPDAPLKQVACALLVADACAVPVVSGSAPIGLISEYDVLANLEFHGGTDPPPLLGAAARRRRRQARATCARQLMSSPVPTIGAAAPIGVAVRRLSDPARHALVVVDEALDLVGLLTRRDLLSIYRRSDEEIAAEVDVAVARDRFRPARGAATLIVHVRGGVVTLDGELRYRSQVEHAAFVTSRVAGVIAVHNNLRYDVDDLLVTGF encoded by the coding sequence ATGGCTGAACCCGTCGTCGGCGCGGTGATGACCCGGTCTCCGGTCACCGTGCCTCCAGACGCCCCGCTGAAGCAGGTCGCGTGCGCACTGCTCGTGGCCGACGCGTGCGCCGTGCCGGTCGTCTCCGGGTCCGCGCCGATCGGCCTCATCTCCGAGTACGACGTACTCGCCAACCTCGAGTTTCACGGCGGAACCGATCCGCCCCCACTCCTGGGAGCCGCCGCGCGCCGTCGGCGGCGGCAGGCACGGGCGACGTGCGCGCGCCAGCTGATGAGTTCGCCCGTACCGACCATCGGCGCCGCGGCGCCGATCGGTGTGGCGGTCCGGCGCCTGTCTGACCCGGCCAGACATGCGCTGGTTGTGGTGGACGAGGCTCTCGATCTGGTTGGGTTGCTGACCCGGCGCGATCTGCTCTCGATCTACCGGCGCTCCGACGAGGAGATCGCTGCCGAGGTGGACGTGGCGGTCGCGCGTGACCGGTTCCGTCCGGCCAGAGGCGCGGCGACGCTGATCGTCCATGTCCGCGGTGGTGTCGTCACCCTCGACGGTGAGCTCAGGTACCGCAGCCAGGTGGAGCATGCGGCCTTCGTCACGTCGCGGGTCGCCGGCGTGATCGCTGTACACAACAACCTCAGGTACGACGTCGACGACCTGCTCGTCACCGGCTTCTAG
- a CDS encoding GAF and ANTAR domain-containing protein, which produces MRWTGPSLARLVVELDQAPGIAETAETAVEHAVSAIAATSAGLVLNQSGNPVAAVTTDPAVEELHEFELGAKAGPVMEAFTNRTMVGIDDTAVELRWPAWQQTVVGLGLRTELHVPLMASGNLIGVVSWYHTEPKAFSHDDIAIAELIAAHTAIALHTARTAAVLDEAVDARRLLGQALGILMERHDIEEQHAFAILRRYSQHTNTKLRDVAAQLIETRRLPD; this is translated from the coding sequence ATTCGATGGACAGGGCCGAGTCTGGCGCGACTCGTCGTCGAGCTCGACCAGGCACCAGGCATTGCAGAAACCGCGGAGACAGCGGTCGAACACGCCGTCAGCGCGATCGCCGCTACCAGCGCCGGACTCGTCCTCAACCAGTCAGGGAATCCGGTTGCCGCCGTCACTACAGACCCTGCCGTCGAAGAGCTGCACGAATTCGAGCTGGGCGCCAAGGCCGGCCCTGTCATGGAAGCCTTCACCAATCGAACGATGGTCGGCATCGACGACACTGCCGTCGAGCTGCGCTGGCCGGCTTGGCAGCAAACCGTCGTTGGTCTTGGCCTCCGCACCGAACTCCACGTGCCGTTGATGGCCAGCGGCAACCTGATTGGCGTAGTCAGCTGGTATCACACCGAGCCGAAAGCATTCAGCCACGACGACATCGCGATCGCCGAACTCATCGCCGCCCACACCGCGATCGCGCTGCACACAGCCCGCACAGCTGCGGTCCTTGACGAAGCCGTCGACGCACGACGCCTGTTAGGCCAGGCCCTCGGGATCCTGATGGAACGCCACGACATCGAGGAGCAACACGCGTTCGCCATCCTCAGGCGCTACTCGCAGCACACCAACACGAAGCTCCGCGATGTCGCCGCCCAACTCATCGAGACCCGTCGGCTACCCGACTGA